A single Anas acuta chromosome 19, bAnaAcu1.1, whole genome shotgun sequence DNA region contains:
- the LOC137842301 gene encoding ras GTPase-activating protein 4-like isoform X1, which produces MALRSALAVRIVEGRDLPAKDITGSSDPYCIVKIDNEPIIRTATVWKTLSPFWGEEYEVHLQPTFHSVSIYVMDEDALSRDDVIGKVCITRAMLAEHPKGYSGWVSLSEVDPDEEVQGEIHLCVELLEGEGGRRLRCTVLEARDLAKKDRNGASDPFVRVRYNGKTQESTVVKKSCYPRWNESFEFELPEPAGEKLCVEVWDWDLVSKNDFLGKVVFSVQGLRVAGRQEGWFRLQPHSSKPREDGRRGSLGSLQLQLRLRDETVLPSHCYQPLVQLLCQEVKSGRQDGRVHLVTLLDETTMAECRQEVAVNLVKLFLGQGLVKEFLDLLFELELAKPCEPNTLFRSNSLASKSMESFLKVTGMQYLHAVLGPIITRVFEEKKYVELDPSKVEIKDVGCSGLHRVQTESEVMEQGRQHLQSYLGELLDTISKSAPTCPPVIRAAFRQLFQRVGERFPEHQHAKFVAVTSFLCLRFFSPAIMTPKLFHLRDAHADARTSRTLLLLAKAIQMVGNMEPAAGRAKEAWLAPLQPALQQGASQMKAFITRLVGTEEEEEDGGEGRLRSPPAAVVKEGLLFVHKTRGKGPLLSCAAKKLHFCLTGEALSFAKSPGAERIGSIALANIRAAEKVEEKSFGSCHVMQVVYVDENGQQETAYLQCKCVNELNQWLSALRKVCGNNPQLLCAYHPGVFRGDKWTCCHQKDRTGLGCDRTRHGVTLQDWSDPLDPDAEAQRLFQHLHGLQQPLREKYWELVKMEDPQNSPQVCGEGAPVPPGLSQLFEVLQDLEGCHRLLSPSPPTSPALLELQT; this is translated from the exons ATGGCGCTGCGCAGCGCCCTGGCCGTGCGCATCGTGGAGGGCAGGGACCTGCCCGCCAAGGACAT CACGGGGAGCAGCGACCCGTACTGCATCGTGAAGATCGACAATGAGCCCATCATCAG GACTGCCACGGTGTGGAAGACGCTGTCCCCGTTCTGGGGGGAGGAGTACGAGGTGCACCTGCAGCCCACCTTTCACAGCGTCTCCATCTATGTCATGGATGAGGACGCGCTCAG CCGCGACGACGTGATCGGGAAGGTCTGCATCACCCGCGCCATGCTGGCAGAGCACCCCAAGG GGTACAGCGGCTGGGTGAGCCTCAGCGAGGTGGATCCCGATGAGGAGGTACAGGGGGAAATCCACCTCTGCGTGGAGCTCCTGGAGGGCGAGGGTGGCCGGCGGCTGCGCTGCACCGTGCTGGAGGCCAG GGATTTGGCCAAGAAGGACCGGAACGGAGCCTCTGACCCCTTCGTCCGTGTGCGCTACAACGGCAAGACACAGGAGAGCACC GTGGTGAAGAAATCCTGCTACCCGCGCTGGAACGAATCCTTCGAGTTCGAGCTGCCCGAGCCCGCTGGGGAGAAGCTGTGCGTGGAGGTGTGGGACTGGGACCTCGTCAGCAAGAACGACTTCTTGGGCAAG GTGGTGTTCAGCGTGCAGGGGCTGCGGGTGGCTGGGCGGCAGGAGGGCTGGttcaggctgcagccccacagctccaaGCCGAGGGAGGACGG GCGCCGAGGCAGCCTGGGCtcgctgcagctgcagctgaggcTGCGGGATGAGACGGTGCTGCCCTCGCACTGCTACCAGCCCCTGgtccagctcctctgccaggagGTGAAGTCGGGGCGCCAG GACGGCCGGGTACACCTGGTCACCCTCCTCGATGAAACCACCATGGCCGAGTGCCGGCAGGAGGTCGCTGTCAACTTGGTGAAGCTCTTCCTGGGCCAAGGGCTGGTGAAGGAGTTCCTGGACCTGCTCTTTGAGctggagctggccaagccct GCGAGCCCAACACTTTGTTTCGGAGCAACTCCTTGGCCTCAAAATCGATGGAGTCCTTCCTCAAG GTGACGGGGATGCAGTACCTGCACGCGGTTCTGGGGCCCATCATCACCCGTGTGTTCGAGGAGAAGAAGTACGTGGAGCTGGACCCCAGCAAGGTGGAGATCAAAGACGTTGG GTGCTCGGGGCTGCACCGGGTGCAGACGGAGAGCGAGGTGATGGAGCAGGGCCGCCAGCATCTCCAGTCCTACCTCGGGGAGCTGCTGGACACCATCAGCAAGTCGGCCCCCACCTGCCCCCCCGTCATCCGCGCCGCTTTCCGGCAGCTCTTCCAGCGCGTGGGGGAGCGCTTCCCAGAGCACCAG CACGCCAAGTTTGTGGCCGTCACCAGCTTCCTCTGCCTCCGCTTCTTCTCGCCGGCCATCATGACCCCCAAGCTCTTCCACCTGCGGGACGCGCACGCCGACGCGCGCACCAGCCGcacgctgctgctcctggccaaG GCCATCCAGATGGTGGGCAACATGGAGCCGGCAGCGGGAAGGGCCAAGGAGGCCTGGCTGGCCCCACTGCAGCCcgccctgcagcagggtgccAGCCAGATGAAGGCCTTCATCACCCGGCTGGTGGGgacggaggaggaggaggaagacggTGGCGAGGGGAGGCTGCGGAGCCCCCCTGCTGCCGTGGTGAAGGAGGGGCTGCTCTTCGTCCACAAGACGCGGGGCAAGGGGCCgctgctgtcctgtgctgccaAGAAGCTCCACTTCTGCCTCACCGGGGAGGCCCTGAGCTTTGCCAAGAGCCCTGGGGCAGAG AGGATCGGCTCCATCGCCTTGGCCAACATCCGTGCGGCCGAGAAGGTGGAGGAGAAGAGCTTCGGGAGCTGCCACGTCATGCAGGTCGTCTACGTGGATGAGAACGGGCAGCAGGAGACGGCCTACCTGCAGTGCAAG TGCGTCAACGAGCTGAACCAGTGGCTGTCCGCCCTGCGCAAGGTGTGCGGCAACAACCCCCAGCTGCTCTGCGCCTACCACCCCGGCGTCTTCAGGGGGGACAAGTGGACCTGCTGCCACCAGAAGGACAGGACGG GGCTGGGGTGCGACCGGACCCGGCACGGTGTCACCCTGCAGGACTGGAGTGACCCCCTGGATCCCGACGCAGAGGCACAGCGCCTCTTCCAGCACCTCCAcggcctccagcagcccctcag GGAGAAGTACTGGGAGTTGGTGAAGATGGAGGACCCCCAGAACAGCCCCCAGGTCTGCGGTGAAG GTGCCCCAGTGCCCCCGGGGCTGAGCCAGCTCTTTGAGGTGCTGCAAGACCTGGAGGGCTGCCACCGCCTGCTGTCCCCCAGTCCCCCCAcatcccctgccctgctggagctgcagacgtGA
- the LOC137842301 gene encoding ras GTPase-activating protein 4-like isoform X2: MALRSALAVRIVEGRDLPAKDITGSSDPYCIVKIDNEPIIRTATVWKTLSPFWGEEYEVHLQPTFHSVSIYVMDEDALSRDDVIGKVCITRAMLAEHPKGYSGWVSLSEVDPDEEVQGEIHLCVELLEGEGGRRLRCTVLEARDLAKKDRNGASDPFVRVRYNGKTQESTVVKKSCYPRWNESFEFELPEPAGEKLCVEVWDWDLVSKNDFLGKVVFSVQGLRVAGRQEGWFRLQPHSSKPREDGRRGSLGSLQLQLRLRDETVLPSHCYQPLVQLLCQEVKSGRQDGRVHLVTLLDETTMAECRQEVAVNLVKLFLGQGLVKEFLDLLFELELAKPCEPNTLFRSNSLASKSMESFLKVTGMQYLHAVLGPIITRVFEEKKYVELDPSKVEIKDVGCSGLHRVQTESEVMEQGRQHLQSYLGELLDTISKSAPTCPPVIRAAFRQLFQRVGERFPEHQHAKFVAVTSFLCLRFFSPAIMTPKLFHLRDAHADARTSRTLLLLAKAIQMVGNMEPAAGRAKEAWLAPLQPALQQGASQMKAFITRLVGTEEEEEDGGEGRLRSPPAAVVKEGLLFVHKTRGKGPLLSCAAKKLHFCLTGEALSFAKSPGAERIGSIALANIRAAEKVEEKSFGSCHVMQVVYVDENGQQETAYLQCKCVNELNQWLSALRKVCGNNPQLLCAYHPGVFRGDKWTCCHQKDRTGLGCDRTRHGVTLQDWSDPLDPDAEAQRLFQHLHGLQQPLREKYWELVKMEDPQNSPQVCGEGSAPVPPGLSQLFEVLQDLEGCHRLLSPSPPTSPALLELQT, translated from the exons ATGGCGCTGCGCAGCGCCCTGGCCGTGCGCATCGTGGAGGGCAGGGACCTGCCCGCCAAGGACAT CACGGGGAGCAGCGACCCGTACTGCATCGTGAAGATCGACAATGAGCCCATCATCAG GACTGCCACGGTGTGGAAGACGCTGTCCCCGTTCTGGGGGGAGGAGTACGAGGTGCACCTGCAGCCCACCTTTCACAGCGTCTCCATCTATGTCATGGATGAGGACGCGCTCAG CCGCGACGACGTGATCGGGAAGGTCTGCATCACCCGCGCCATGCTGGCAGAGCACCCCAAGG GGTACAGCGGCTGGGTGAGCCTCAGCGAGGTGGATCCCGATGAGGAGGTACAGGGGGAAATCCACCTCTGCGTGGAGCTCCTGGAGGGCGAGGGTGGCCGGCGGCTGCGCTGCACCGTGCTGGAGGCCAG GGATTTGGCCAAGAAGGACCGGAACGGAGCCTCTGACCCCTTCGTCCGTGTGCGCTACAACGGCAAGACACAGGAGAGCACC GTGGTGAAGAAATCCTGCTACCCGCGCTGGAACGAATCCTTCGAGTTCGAGCTGCCCGAGCCCGCTGGGGAGAAGCTGTGCGTGGAGGTGTGGGACTGGGACCTCGTCAGCAAGAACGACTTCTTGGGCAAG GTGGTGTTCAGCGTGCAGGGGCTGCGGGTGGCTGGGCGGCAGGAGGGCTGGttcaggctgcagccccacagctccaaGCCGAGGGAGGACGG GCGCCGAGGCAGCCTGGGCtcgctgcagctgcagctgaggcTGCGGGATGAGACGGTGCTGCCCTCGCACTGCTACCAGCCCCTGgtccagctcctctgccaggagGTGAAGTCGGGGCGCCAG GACGGCCGGGTACACCTGGTCACCCTCCTCGATGAAACCACCATGGCCGAGTGCCGGCAGGAGGTCGCTGTCAACTTGGTGAAGCTCTTCCTGGGCCAAGGGCTGGTGAAGGAGTTCCTGGACCTGCTCTTTGAGctggagctggccaagccct GCGAGCCCAACACTTTGTTTCGGAGCAACTCCTTGGCCTCAAAATCGATGGAGTCCTTCCTCAAG GTGACGGGGATGCAGTACCTGCACGCGGTTCTGGGGCCCATCATCACCCGTGTGTTCGAGGAGAAGAAGTACGTGGAGCTGGACCCCAGCAAGGTGGAGATCAAAGACGTTGG GTGCTCGGGGCTGCACCGGGTGCAGACGGAGAGCGAGGTGATGGAGCAGGGCCGCCAGCATCTCCAGTCCTACCTCGGGGAGCTGCTGGACACCATCAGCAAGTCGGCCCCCACCTGCCCCCCCGTCATCCGCGCCGCTTTCCGGCAGCTCTTCCAGCGCGTGGGGGAGCGCTTCCCAGAGCACCAG CACGCCAAGTTTGTGGCCGTCACCAGCTTCCTCTGCCTCCGCTTCTTCTCGCCGGCCATCATGACCCCCAAGCTCTTCCACCTGCGGGACGCGCACGCCGACGCGCGCACCAGCCGcacgctgctgctcctggccaaG GCCATCCAGATGGTGGGCAACATGGAGCCGGCAGCGGGAAGGGCCAAGGAGGCCTGGCTGGCCCCACTGCAGCCcgccctgcagcagggtgccAGCCAGATGAAGGCCTTCATCACCCGGCTGGTGGGgacggaggaggaggaggaagacggTGGCGAGGGGAGGCTGCGGAGCCCCCCTGCTGCCGTGGTGAAGGAGGGGCTGCTCTTCGTCCACAAGACGCGGGGCAAGGGGCCgctgctgtcctgtgctgccaAGAAGCTCCACTTCTGCCTCACCGGGGAGGCCCTGAGCTTTGCCAAGAGCCCTGGGGCAGAG AGGATCGGCTCCATCGCCTTGGCCAACATCCGTGCGGCCGAGAAGGTGGAGGAGAAGAGCTTCGGGAGCTGCCACGTCATGCAGGTCGTCTACGTGGATGAGAACGGGCAGCAGGAGACGGCCTACCTGCAGTGCAAG TGCGTCAACGAGCTGAACCAGTGGCTGTCCGCCCTGCGCAAGGTGTGCGGCAACAACCCCCAGCTGCTCTGCGCCTACCACCCCGGCGTCTTCAGGGGGGACAAGTGGACCTGCTGCCACCAGAAGGACAGGACGG GGCTGGGGTGCGACCGGACCCGGCACGGTGTCACCCTGCAGGACTGGAGTGACCCCCTGGATCCCGACGCAGAGGCACAGCGCCTCTTCCAGCACCTCCAcggcctccagcagcccctcag GGAGAAGTACTGGGAGTTGGTGAAGATGGAGGACCCCCAGAACAGCCCCCAGGTCTGCGGTGAAGGTA GTGCCCCAGTGCCCCCGGGGCTGAGCCAGCTCTTTGAGGTGCTGCAAGACCTGGAGGGCTGCCACCGCCTGCTGTCCCCCAGTCCCCCCAcatcccctgccctgctggagctgcagacgtGA
- the POLR2J gene encoding DNA-directed RNA polymerase II subunit RPB11-a: protein MNAPPAFESFLLFEGEKKITINKDTKVPNACLFTINKEDHTLGNIIKSQLLKDPQVLFAGYKVPHPLEHKIIIRVQTTPDYSPQEAFTNAITDLISELSLLEERFRVAIKDKQEGIE from the exons ATGAACGCGCCTCCGGCCTTCGAGTCCTTCCTCCTCTTCGAGGGAGAGAAGAA GATCACCATCAACAAGGACACGAAGGTGCCCAACGCCTGCCTCTTCACCATCAACAAGGAGGACCACACGCTGGGGAACATCATCAAGTC GCAGTTACTGAAAGACCCTCAGGTGTTATTTGCAGGGTACAAGGTCCCACACCCACTGGAGCACAAAATCATCATCCGCGTCCAAACCACTCCTGATTACAGCCCCCAGGAAGCTTTCACCAACGCCATCACGGATCTGATCAGCGAGCTGTCCCTCCTGGAGGAGAGATTCAGG GTTGCCATCAAAGACAAACAGGAAGGAATTGAGTGA